A region of Phalacrocorax carbo chromosome 7, bPhaCar2.1, whole genome shotgun sequence DNA encodes the following proteins:
- the ISLR gene encoding immunoglobulin superfamily containing leucine-rich repeat protein isoform X1 — MSSRSRSPSAPSPVCPLQGGMMRPLLCCLGLALLLGPSCLACPSACSCSTKKNGRLLAECAYKELQEVPEGLSSNVTILTLSANRIGWLRQGSFTEVPEVQSLWLGYNQIGVVEPGAFALLVHLKNLDLSHNKIADFPWQDLHNLSGLQILKMNNNRLAGLPRDAFHSLKDLRSLWLNDNELTTLAEGTFDNLPSLSQLQIFNNPFNCSCKVFWLKKWTENTSVSITKGGSTLCMAPSRLKGRAVTDIPEHHCVAPSVQLTYLSNLDNTIMYNGLTLTLHCSVAGSPPPEIRWKIQTSSRHVEISGPNVARDGNVKQSQERFLVFKNGTMAIPNFSKEDEGIYTCLAVNDVGTRDVSVNVALAGSENPAEDLLRDDPQASHLGGQSCNKGDEMDPSGAGEKLVIVYHMPRESKSRAGGAVPQVHLGTLLLAWGIMLCC, encoded by the exons ATGTCCTCCAGAAGCCGCTCACCCTCCGCCCCGTCCCCCGTATGTCCCCTACAAG GAGGAATGATGAggcccctgctctgctgcctcgGGCTGGCCTTGCTCCTGGGGCCCTCCTGCTTGGCCTGTCCCagtgcctgctcctgctccaccaaGAAGAATGGGCGGCTGTTGGCTGAGTGTGCCTACAAGGAGCTCCAGGAGGTACCCGAGGGGTTGTCCTCCAACGTGACCATCCTCACCTTGTCAGCCAACAGGATTGGCTGGTTGAGGCAGGGCTCCTTCACTGAGGTTCCTGAAGTGCAGTCACTGTGGTTGGGCTACAACCAGATTGGGGTGGTGGAACCGGGGGCTTTTGCCTTGTTGGTGCACCTGAAGAACCTGGACCTCAGCCACAACAAGATTGCAGATTTCCCCTGGCAGGACCTCCATAACCTCAGCGGTCTGCAGATCCTGAAGATGAACAACAACCGCCTGGCAGGGCTGCCCCGGGATGCTTTCCACTCTTTGAAGGACCTGCGCTCCCTCTGGCTCAATGACAACGAGTTGACCACCCTGGCCGAAGGAACCTTTGACAACCTGCCCTCCCTGTCCCAGTTGCAGATCTTCAACAACCCTTTCAACTGCTCCTGCAAGGTCTTCTGGCTGAAGAAGTGGACCGAGAACACCTCTGTCTCCATCACCAAGGGGGGGTCTACCCTGTGCATGGCTCCCAGCAGGCTGAAGGGCAGGGCTGTGACAGACATCCCTGAGCACCACTGTGTTGCTCCCTCTGTGCAGCTCACCTACCTCTCCAACCTGGACAACACTATCATGTACAACGGCCTCACCCTGACCCTGCACTGCAGCGTGGCAGGCAGCCCCCCACCAGAGATCAGGTGGAAGATCCAGACATCCAGCCGCCACGTTGAGATCAGCGGGCCCAACGTGGCACGGGATGGAAATGTCAAGCAGAGCCAGGAGCGTTTCTTGGTCTTCAAGAATGGTACCATGGCCATCCCCAACTTCAGCAAGGAGGATGAAGGCATCTACACCTGCCTTGCTGTCAATGATGTGGGCACACGGGATGTCTCGGTCAATGTGGCCTTGGCTGGGTCAGAGAATCCAGCTGAAGACCTGCTCCGAGATGACCCCCAAGCTAGCCACCTCGGGGGTCAGAGCTGCAACAAGGGGGATGAAATGGACCCCTCTGGTGCTGGAGAAAAGCTGGTGATTGTTTACCACATGCCGAGGGAGTCAaagagcagggctggaggagcgGTGCCCCAGGTCCACCTGGGGACCCTCCTGCTGGCTTGGGGCATCATGCTCTGCTGTTAA
- the ISLR gene encoding immunoglobulin superfamily containing leucine-rich repeat protein isoform X2 gives MMRPLLCCLGLALLLGPSCLACPSACSCSTKKNGRLLAECAYKELQEVPEGLSSNVTILTLSANRIGWLRQGSFTEVPEVQSLWLGYNQIGVVEPGAFALLVHLKNLDLSHNKIADFPWQDLHNLSGLQILKMNNNRLAGLPRDAFHSLKDLRSLWLNDNELTTLAEGTFDNLPSLSQLQIFNNPFNCSCKVFWLKKWTENTSVSITKGGSTLCMAPSRLKGRAVTDIPEHHCVAPSVQLTYLSNLDNTIMYNGLTLTLHCSVAGSPPPEIRWKIQTSSRHVEISGPNVARDGNVKQSQERFLVFKNGTMAIPNFSKEDEGIYTCLAVNDVGTRDVSVNVALAGSENPAEDLLRDDPQASHLGGQSCNKGDEMDPSGAGEKLVIVYHMPRESKSRAGGAVPQVHLGTLLLAWGIMLCC, from the coding sequence ATGATGAggcccctgctctgctgcctcgGGCTGGCCTTGCTCCTGGGGCCCTCCTGCTTGGCCTGTCCCagtgcctgctcctgctccaccaaGAAGAATGGGCGGCTGTTGGCTGAGTGTGCCTACAAGGAGCTCCAGGAGGTACCCGAGGGGTTGTCCTCCAACGTGACCATCCTCACCTTGTCAGCCAACAGGATTGGCTGGTTGAGGCAGGGCTCCTTCACTGAGGTTCCTGAAGTGCAGTCACTGTGGTTGGGCTACAACCAGATTGGGGTGGTGGAACCGGGGGCTTTTGCCTTGTTGGTGCACCTGAAGAACCTGGACCTCAGCCACAACAAGATTGCAGATTTCCCCTGGCAGGACCTCCATAACCTCAGCGGTCTGCAGATCCTGAAGATGAACAACAACCGCCTGGCAGGGCTGCCCCGGGATGCTTTCCACTCTTTGAAGGACCTGCGCTCCCTCTGGCTCAATGACAACGAGTTGACCACCCTGGCCGAAGGAACCTTTGACAACCTGCCCTCCCTGTCCCAGTTGCAGATCTTCAACAACCCTTTCAACTGCTCCTGCAAGGTCTTCTGGCTGAAGAAGTGGACCGAGAACACCTCTGTCTCCATCACCAAGGGGGGGTCTACCCTGTGCATGGCTCCCAGCAGGCTGAAGGGCAGGGCTGTGACAGACATCCCTGAGCACCACTGTGTTGCTCCCTCTGTGCAGCTCACCTACCTCTCCAACCTGGACAACACTATCATGTACAACGGCCTCACCCTGACCCTGCACTGCAGCGTGGCAGGCAGCCCCCCACCAGAGATCAGGTGGAAGATCCAGACATCCAGCCGCCACGTTGAGATCAGCGGGCCCAACGTGGCACGGGATGGAAATGTCAAGCAGAGCCAGGAGCGTTTCTTGGTCTTCAAGAATGGTACCATGGCCATCCCCAACTTCAGCAAGGAGGATGAAGGCATCTACACCTGCCTTGCTGTCAATGATGTGGGCACACGGGATGTCTCGGTCAATGTGGCCTTGGCTGGGTCAGAGAATCCAGCTGAAGACCTGCTCCGAGATGACCCCCAAGCTAGCCACCTCGGGGGTCAGAGCTGCAACAAGGGGGATGAAATGGACCCCTCTGGTGCTGGAGAAAAGCTGGTGATTGTTTACCACATGCCGAGGGAGTCAaagagcagggctggaggagcgGTGCCCCAGGTCCACCTGGGGACCCTCCTGCTGGCTTGGGGCATCATGCTCTGCTGTTAA
- the LOC104047104 gene encoding immunoglobulin superfamily containing leucine-rich repeat protein 2: protein MAPLLSLWLVALLSMARACPEPCACVDKYAHQFADCAYKDLQVVPTGLPSNVTTLSLSANKITSLQWRSFVEVTQVTSLWLAHNEIRSIEPGTFVILVQLKNLDISHNQIVDFPWQDLYNLSALQLLKMNNNHMALVPQGAFHTLKDLRSLRINNNKFTTLAEGIFDSLSSLSHLQIYNNPFECSCKLQWLKKWMDSTLISIPEKDSITCALPEQLQGVPVRKIPDMQCTSPTVQLTYYPNLDTTELFDGFTLTLHCAITGTPLPEVSWKIHTSSQTLELNGNPKESAGKDLPKQDPERFLVFKNGTLVIPHLSKREEGTYTCLATNEMGSNQTSVNVAVAGTQKYPLQPGRDPLGGKAQPGDKKPGAKGAKNSVLMPDERNKPFGPTRQSQPSLAAETDSTGDGQIPFQLPPFEKKCGSKQISKYISNHAFNQSGDFKQHTFDLGVIALDVSERDARVQLTPTYMQPEKVHLRMLYLCQESSQGHALVQWSKIEEGVNSYWFQGLNPGTNYSVCLTYLGEDCQVQVVFTTKKEIPSLIIIVVVSIFLLVLATLPLMGATWCHLLSKYQGKTYKLIMKAQNPDQMEKHMAADFDPRASYLESEKNYNPSEMGEADVEEEDEEDDDDGGGRRRRRREAEGGPELEQEESVAASSMAELQSKGNGEEFEVRSEYSDKLPLGAEAVTISQEINGNYRQRPR, encoded by the coding sequence ATGGCCCCGCTGCTATCCCTGTGGCTGGTGGCCCTGCTCAGCATGGCCCGGGCGTGCCCTGAGCCCTGCGCTTGCGTGGACAAGTACGCCCACCAGTTCGCTGACTGCGCCTACAAGGATCTTCAAGTGGTGCCCACAGGGTTGCCCTCCAACGTGACCACCCTTAGCCTCTCAGCTAACAAGATCACTTCGCTGCAATGGCGTTCATTTGTGGAGGTGACCCAGGTCACCTCCCTCTGGTTGGCACACAACGAGATCCGCTCCATCGAGCCTGGTACCTTCGTCATCCTGGTGCAGCTGAAAAACCTCGACATCAGCCACAACCAGATAGTTGATTTCCCCTGGCAGGACCTCTACAACCTCAGCGCTCTCCAGCTGCTCAAGATGAACAATAACCACATGGCTCTGGTGCCTCAGGGTGCTTTCCACACTCTGAAGGACCTCCGGTCCCTACGCATCAACAACAACAAGTTCACCACCCTTGCAGAGGGTATCTTTGACTCGCTTAGTTCCCTCTCCCACCTGCAGATCTACAACAACCCCTTTGAGTGCTCCTGCAAGCTCCAGTGGTTGAAGAAGTGGATGGACAGCACACTCATCTCCATCCCCGAGAAGGACTCCATCACTTGTGCCCTCCCGGAGCAGCTCCAAGGAGTGCCGGTGAGAAAGATCCCAGACATGCAGTGCACCTCGCCTACTGTGCAGCTCACCTATTACCCCAACCTGGACACCACGGAGCTCTTTGATGGCTTCACCCTGACTCTACACTGTGCCATAACGGGCACCCCACTGCCTGAAGTGAGCTGGAAGATCCACACCTCCAGCCAAACCCTAGAGCTCAATGGGAACCCAAAGGAGAGTGCTGGGAAGGACCTCCCCAAACAGGACCCCGAGCGTTTCTTGGTCTTCAAAAATGGCACGTTGGTGATCCCCCACCTGAGCAAGCGGGAAGAAGGCACCTACACCTGCCTGGCCACCAATGAAATGGGGAGCAACCAGACCTCTGTCAACGTGGCTGTGGCAGGCACCCAGAAATACCCACTACAGCCTGGGAGGGACCCGCTGGGGGGTAAAGCACAGCCAGGTGACAAGAAGCCTGGGGCCAAGGGAGCAAAGAACAGTGTGCTCATGCCAGATGAGAGGAACAAACCCTTCGGTCCCACCCGGCAGAGCCAACCATCCTTGGCAGCTGAAACAGACTCCACAggagatgggcaaatccctTTCCAGCTTCCACCCTTTGAGAAGAAATGTGGCTCCAAACAAATCAGCAAGTACATTTCCAACCACGCCTTCAACCAGAGTGGCGACTTCAAACAGCACACGTTTGACCTGGGGGTGATCGCCTTAGATGTGTCAGAGCGCGATGCCCGGGTGCAGCTCACACCCACCTACATGCAGCCCGAGAAGGTCCACCTCAGGATGCTCTACCTGTGCCAGGAGAGCAGCCAGGGCCACGCCTTGGTCCAGTGGTCCAAGATTGAGGAAGGGGTGAACTCATACTGGTTCCAAGGCTTGAACCCCGGCACCAACTATTCTGTGTGTCTCACCTACCTGGGGGAGGACTGCCAGGTCCAAGTGGTCTTCACGACCAAAAAAGAGATCCCCTCGCTCATCATCATCGTGGTTGTGAGCATCTTCTTGCTGGTGCTGGCCACCTTACCCCTGATGGGTGCCACGTGGTGCCACCTCCTCTCCAAGTACCAAGGGAAGACTTACAAGCTCATCATGAAGGCCCAGAACCCAGACCAGATGGAGAAGCACATGGCCGCCGACTTCGACCCCCGCGCCTCCTACCTAGAGTCTGAGAAGAATTACAACCCCAGCGAGATGGGAGAAGCGGATGTGGAGGAAGAAGACGAGGAGGACGATGATGATGGAGGCGGcaggcggaggaggaggagagaagccGAAGGGGGTCCAGAACTGGAACAAGAGGAGAGCGTGGCAGCCAGCTCCATGGCAGAGTTGCAATCAAAAGGTAACGGTGAGGAGTTCGAGGTCCGCTCCGAGTACAGTGACAAGCTGCCGCTGGGTGCCGAGGCCGTCACCATCTCCCAAGAGATCAACGGCAACTACCGGCAGCGCCCCCGCTGA